The genomic interval ACTGGTAATACTTAGAACCTATTGAAAGACGGTCAATACATTAAGCACAGAAGATATAACCACCTGTCTGTGTATTTAAATCGATGATGTGTTTGCTCTTTACTGTCGCACATTATTCAGCATGACTAATAATAACGGTGAAGAGGAAACAGGAAACCACCGTGAAAAGTCAAGGATTGTTTGAAAAGAGTTAAAGGATTTAAAAGGGAAAATACCGTACGTGTAATGTTTTCCACACCATTTCCTGTCAAAACTCCTTCGATCTTCATCATACTGTATACGGAGATAAGCATGTTTCGAACACATGCACGTTAAAACAGTAATAGTAAAGCAATGATTTGACGTCAGGGACCATTTTGAAAAGCATTTACTCGCACAAACTTGAGTTAAAGCCTAACTATATGCCTCTGAATTCACAGTTTGACCTCTTTacctttatatatgtatgtatatatacatatctatatatatatatatatatatatatatatatatatatatatatatatatatatatatatttgatgttttagatggaaaatccagaacggcgaaaaaaacttccatcctccaccgggattcgaaccgggCTCCCGCCTTGCGGACCCACTGATTGTATGTATATAGCttcgaaaccggtaaagaaggtcgtattccactgtaggcggttgccacctgtatcgaacaaatATAGTTCTCTTTTGGTgtcatattttgccttactctagagatctaACATGATTCTAAacaactcgaagtcatttgtgattcctaaagccggatctcgaaagagatactttgaacagactttgcaAAATACACAGTAGAATATGTAAATCGCATCATCataatcacaagagagggaagggtcAGAGGCCATATTCAACATTGGGAATTTTGACCACGGTGCTTGGGTAATAGTATATGGGGGCATTTTTAGCTCTATATCgaacaggaatttgctgtattccAAGACGATCAGCTGGTTTCGATTGAATTTTTTACCTGCATATAAgttacattattattaatatagcaGCTGATTGTGATTGAATACGTTGATTGTGATATAAGTAACATTGTTTATGTCTGATTGGTTTGGTCACTATTTGTCTTGTTGGTAATCATTTATTATGAAAAGCTACATGATTGACTAGTTTGACATCACAAATAATATGATAGTTACTCACAATTGATTAGCTTGATCAACAGTCAGCATAAAGATACTTCATGTGTTATACATTGTTAGTTTGATCAACATACTATGTAATTACcatgttatgatttatttgttcagCTACATTAATAATTGATGTGTTAGATCATCATTAATATGCTGGTCATGGTGGATTTACTTGGTCATCATTGCTGTTTGATTgatttgtttcttaattttgGTATAATTAATGTAATAGAGTTTTTAATTGATACGAACCCCTGTGCAAGTATTTATCATAAGTCTTCAGCCAACTCAGTCTATTTAGATACATCTTGGGCTTAGCCAAGTTCAAAGAGatttacattatatattgtAGTACATGGGATCGGTCCCAGTTTATGAGAAGCTGAAGTCTGTGGTCCTTTAGTGGATGTCAACTACCATTAGAGGGCAAGCAGAGATATATGTTGTAACAGCATTATCTTGACATTATGCCAATGCTgctacatatacatgtacactaaCTACAGTACTTTTATATGATGAGAAGGGTGTTGGTCCTACTGAGTCAGGTTAAAGAGGTTAAAGCTCAAACAGTGGTTTACTTAAAATTTCTAGTAGATACAAGAGGATGTGTAAACCATCAACTTGTCATTTCTTCAAGACATCATAATGTATGGAAATGTCAAACATGTTACATATACTATCGGGTGTGTGTGGGAAATCATATTGTTGCTGGGGGTTTCTAAGTTCTCAGATACAGTGGTATTGTtataataaattgttattttgatgAATTCAATATTTAGGCATAGATACTGCATGAAGTGTAAAGTATATCATAAGTCATGTGATATCAACAAAGGCTAAAAACATACAGGTAATCCGTCTTTACACATGGATTACAAAGTCAAAAACCacttggatatatatatagcccaATTTCAAAAGCCATCCATGTGTTGTGTACCAGGCCCTGATATTTTCCTGGCCTAGCATTGGAAACTTATAGTTGGAAAGATTAATATGTATTATAAAACTGTGACTCTACCACcctataaaaaattaaaatattaacaacaaatatataaggcttttatattagttttattttaaCCAAACTAAAGTAGTAAAAGGGATGACCTCACTGTGACCAAGAATTTCTTTAACATCATCAAACTCTTGCCCTGTTAGTAACAGATTTCAAGCCTGGTTTACTGGCAAACTCTACAGAATTTATAGGCTACATTATTTTTTGGTTTCACAGTTTTCTTGTTTAAAATAAACCCAAGTTGTAAATTCTGTTGGGGAATGTTTACTCATATTTACAGATGTACTTAAAACATTATATCACACGATCATACAAAACAAAGAGTAAATGTCTGTATGagcaaatatataaattacCATTGTTTAAAAGGAAGTGAAAAATAAAGGAGTTTGTGAATCAGAAATTTTACTTTGGTCTATTCTTTGATTTTGATTTGCATTTTTGTTATCGCTGTAGAAATTAAAAATCAACTGTAGCAAAAAGTGACCAACGTAAGAGAATATTATAGTGCTAGAAATTGAGGAAACATACAATAGCACTTTTTGCTAAACTGTGTTTAGCACAGGTTACTCCTCAActtttttgtaaaatttatcATATATCTTGGGTAAATATTACATTGCCCGTAGTTTAGCAACTTTAGCAACAAAATTGTTATCCCAAAGTTTAGAAAAACCTGTGTCAAACACAGTTAGCATTATGTGCTAAAAAAATAACGTGCAACAAATGTTAACGGTATGTATCCGCAAAGACTCGGTGTTATTTGGTGATCTCGGGCACGAACAGCTATAGCCCGTAATGGCATGGCATTATATACTGCACAATCATACACAGAAGAAATAAACATATGATCTTAACTTCCAAGTTCCCTACGCTAGAAAGAGattatataaatattccttCTTTCCCTGCACCTTAAAAGATCAGACATTGTGCATGCACCTAGTCTAGACTGTTTCAAAGACAAGCTTACTAACTCTTGTTTTGTTATCTAATAAGTTATACTCTTACTCATACTTTGTAGCGCTCGGTTGGCGTTTATGTCCTCTAGTAGGATTTTTGCCGACTTAACCCATTCAGATTCAGAGTTATAGCTTCCAAGCTAGCTGCTCTGTACGTATATGGCCCATATTATATGTGTTTTGGATGTTGATAaaccagggccaggaaatcgtccaagcagtttttaaaagacCGATGAGTGTTAGATTTGCGCAATGATAGACCTAAATTGTATATTCGTTAGATTAATCGTGCATTAGACCTTCGTAAACCACCGTATGTTCGAGAAAATGAACTACCTAGGCGAGGATATAGAAACATTAATATGTACTTCagtttgaccaatcagtgtccaggactctgggtattctctgtcacgtccggAACATGCGTGAGTCGTGATTGACAACCAGTTATAATCTGTGATGGCTTTAGTCTTCGTTTAAATATTACAGGCGCATGCTAGCTAGAGTCTGTTTATAAATATAGCCTAAAGCTTTGGTCTACGTTAAAGGACAAAACGCCGAACTGCTTATTCGTGACCGAAATAACTTCTAAAGTGTTGCACTGTTGCAGTAAGAAAGACCCCTCCATTGAATATCAACAACTAACTAACTTTCACCTTCACCGCGCAATACAATGACACTTATTTGTTTgcaaatacagttgttctagttTGATCAATTGTGTTTGCAAGACACCCATTTCGTAGTAGTATTTTAGCTATTCTTTTGTTTACTTGATGTTCATGCATTTATTTATGCCCTGAATAATCCGATAATATAAAGAAACTACAGCAAGAACTCCACTGTCGTTTCACCAAGGGTGACTATTAACCTACTTAACGGTCCCTTTGTCGTATTAATCGAAACCATCAGCTTTGATTGTAGGAATTGTCAAGTTTGTCACGTGGTTTTGGGCCTTCATATGTTGCTAGCGTATGAATATAACGGTAAAGTTCGCATCATCCAATTATATTAACACACGCTCTGTATGACGTATGGTGTTTTTGGATCGCTGTTCATTGCCCCTACTTACCTGTGCTCAGTCCGATATGGTCGTTACGTTTGTGCAGCTACTACGGTTACGTTCGAAGACTGATTATCTGTTACGCAGTACGGGTGAACCATTCCAAGTGGTTTCTTCACCCCACCCCCGTGGTTGAATGCCCACATAGTCTAATTGCGTATAGTAATATTAGAACTATGTTATAGTCTAGGCCGAGTTGGGTTTTATGTTGAATACGCAATGAAGGGTTACACAGGGAAACGACCGAACCGCGGAGACGGGTAACCGGTTCCGATTTTTGTGGCCGGTCCCATCTCTAAATtctcaacctcccccccccctcctctctcacACACCAGTCCCCCAGGGCAACAAAATGACATAGGAAAATCTTTATTATCAATCTCACGCCGGGTAAAATCAAAGTAGCGAATAAGTTATCAACCTTAAGTCTGAACAATTAAATATCAAACTAGGAAATATGTAACCAATATGAGTTCCATACTgtcccaagggcggcggaagcacttttaatctggggggcaccgacattaaagggcactttgcagaaattcgattgcactgatgcagccttatatttagtaccctttataactcttattgtattatcttatatgtgtatacacatcactccatcaaggccccccctccccctcaaagaaaatatgcatacttgTACtgtaatatccaatgtgcaaattgggaaacaagttttcttttgagacaaaatgaggtgataTCATGCTTGTTGCTAGTGTAGGAATCTTCGAATTAGAcattatttcttgtttatatcataacaatttttttccattcgaaatagctttgagtttgacccacagaaattcattaaaagtcaggggcgtagcaaAGATTTgtaaagttgtatgcacgactatctgagcggagcgccaccatcggttggcgcggagcgtacaagaaaatttttggttttacaaacccctcagatggccggaaacggcccttcccgagtgttcattctggttccctagcctcttgctaacttgagacacctcaatttttatgtagaaaaagggcacatttttaacctgagaaaaagtgggggggggggggggcacgtgccccctgtgccccccggttccgtcGCCCTTGTACTGTCCACTACTGTGATGAGAAATATGGAAGAATGTTTTGACCAATTTAACTCCTCTTACCAACTGTATTATTAATTCACACAATCCATACTGTAAATGGTGCAATGAGGTTTCCAAAATAGTGACTCGGGACAATCAGGCACAGATGAACATCTAACTTTGCCCATGAATCATGTTGACTGTGATCAAAGTACGTCACCACTTTAAAGTCCCACTAACACTTACGACCACATGAACCGCATATCTGCTGCCACCTACTATACCGCAAAGTACGTTCAAAAGATGGATCCTTAGTACCCTGTATGATTGACATATAACTTCCTGAACAATTTCGACATCCCCACAAAGACGTTACTAAGGGGCAATTTAAACCTGATACCCATATAATGTACTTACTGGGACTCGATGATGTAGTTACCTGCAAGTTCAAGTTTTGATTTACCTTTCCTTCACCATTACTTCAGAATTTCCAGTAATCACCCCGCAAGCTGAACTGTATACGGATTCATGCATGATTTCTCGCAACGGCCGCGGTTGCATGTATACCTCTAAAATGTTTTCCTGATCGCTAGTACTTAGTGAATTTCTGGACTGTCAAAGAGTCAACAGCAGCAGTTTGAAATATCATTGACAAAAACCGTGCAGCCACAACGTTGGTTTAGCATAACGACTGTATaggcagggagttgttatggtatAGGTCACCTGTATAGCCTGTATAGACAGTATTGGTGATGTTTActtaaaaactaaattaaaaaaaaaatacagctcATATCGTTGGCAGCAAGCCTCAAAAAATGGGGGCGCTGTACAACAAAGCGAGCATTTAGAGTTGTCCCCTCAAAGGAATGCACTTCTAACCATCGAATATACGGTCATACACGAAAAAACGACTAGCGGAGAGTAGAATGCTATGTAAGACAACAACTTCACGATGAGATCTTTTTTTTAGCGTAATAAGCTCGTTCGAGTGTTTTTATTATCGTAGATCATGATGGCCACTGTTATAGTAAGAATAAGAATGTCGACGAACCAACCTCCTGGATGGTTCCAATATTTGAGACGAGACGTAGAAGGGGGAAGAAAATGATGCAGCTCACATCAGAAAAGAAATGCAGAAAAGGAACTCCAGGTTCATGACATGTGATTGGGTTGACGATCCGATACTTCTAGCCAATTATATGCATACAACACAACAAGGTGGTCTTATACTATATCTCTACCTGACCATTGTTATAAAGTATATCTTTATAAAGTATATCTTACCAATCGATTCTATGTATTTCATCAAGTGACCATATTGATCCTACCAAAGTGATTCACATGCCAAACATTCACTAGTTGATCCTTCCCGTGTTATGCTGCTATCATCATAAACCGTCTCGTAGCAGGATGTAAGATCAAAGTCTTCATGttattgggtggggggggggggtgtcgctGATAACCCTTTGACTATACTGTTCTGCCGATAAgtctcatgatttcctgttaAAATTCCTTTTCACATGACTCACACCTTCGCTCGCCTACAATTCATTATAAAACCAAATGATAAGAGGCCATGTTCTCATTTCCTTAATGTGTTTGTCCCTATACAGCCGTCTGCTGCCAACATTGGTTAATTCAATCATTCTCCTCATGTAACGTCACTGAGTTATGACTTCCTCTCCGCTGTAGTATTTGCCATGGAAATCGTGAACAGGAGTTTAGCGATGTGCTACGTTATTCCCGTACGAAAAATAGGCCTTTCGCtgacatttttcaaaatatgacaCTGTGCATGGTGCGAAATATTACAATGCTTAATAACACTCTGTAATGACATTGGTCGTTTCATTCATAAGTCTCTTAGATGCATCTTCTTTGTTATGTAAGATTATTATGTAAGCCTATTTTGAACATAAGTTTATGAAAGCATTAATAACCGGCAGGTCTCCTGATAACCGTCAAGAAGAAGGAAAAGGGAAAAGAAACAGAACGTGAGAATAATAATGACAATGGACATTTACAATGCGCCGGTATCCGTCAAAAAAGACGCTCATGGTGCAGTTACACAAACAGTTCGTcagcaaaacaagaaaacagtaaacatagtacaagacaaaaatgcaaGCAAAAATAGGCAACAGTGAACAactaattaaacagttttcatcagaTGAGTTTTGAGAGAGCGATTAAAAGAAGCAAGAAATGGACtgtgttttacatgttctggaaggctGTTCCACAGAGAAGGGGCAGCAGCAGCAAAAGCTCTTTTGCCTCATAAGCGCTTTGAGCGATTTTCACACAGAAGAATGAAAGGAGTGTATTTAATTTGGAGTATATATAGGGTAATACATGGTTATATGTGGTAATATATGGTAATTGGAAATCACATTCTTTAACATTCAGTAATTTGAGAAATTTATATCCATCTTTATTATTTATGGATTGACAATAACTACAGATGATTTATCAAAACGTCACAAGAGGGAGAGGTCATCTCATCCATGATAATTAAAATAGGTCAGCAAGTGACGATGATAAACAGCGGTACTTGACTCGTCACGTGACGACATACGTATGCGCATGGTCATAGCACAGGAATGCACGTGATATACCTAGGAAATTAGTTCTGACAATGAATGTTGTGCTCTAAACTAGTCTTTTTATCTGGAGAGAAGGGTCAGGTGCAGGATGGGCATAACCGGGGAGAGAATCATTCAGTAATAATTCATCAATACGAAATCAAGTTAATGGTGGaaataggaaaaaaaatcaaacaatactATTAGTTCTAAGCATATTATAATATACTTTAAAAGAACGAAATTTCTTTCAATGATCGTCCTATTAGAGCACGAGAAACTTACATATGTGACATATTTCTTTTAATCAGAGCGATAGAAAACGACATAGGCCTATGTGGCATTCGTCGTCCTTTTAAACTCTTTATTTGACCTTGATTTCGTAACATTTGAACTAATGCAGTTGACATTGTAAGAACATAGTTTGATTACACTAATCGTGTTCATGATATTTGTGAAAAACTGTAATCTATTGAAGGTTTCTCCTTGCAAATAGTAGAATTTCgcttaatttgatattttacttcTCTGACCTTCGACTTTTCGTTTATTGCAGACTGCAAAGCACAAGTCTCAATATGGGTTACCTTTCTACCAAGTGTGAAGGAAATCAGCAGAGTCGTTTAGGTGGAATTGTAACACAAAATTGCAGATGTAACCGACACACAAATTCGAACAGCGTTCTACCCTTAACCCAGATATGGACTTGCATTCACCTTCCACCTTCTTTTAAAATCCATTATAGGAACATGTCTGTCAATAAAGGGTATCAGATTTTAAGCCGAGGCTTGAAACCGCAATTTACTTCTGACATTCCGTGTTCACAAGTCAATGGCTTGTTTTCCAAATTCCATAGTTACATAAAAGCTCGTTATGAGAAAGATTGACCTTAGTGAGATCAATGGGACGTCATCTTTCACGTGCTTCAGAAACCAGTCGATTTCATCCCAAAACTTCTTCTCTTTGTCGCGATTCATGAAGATCACGTTGATCTTAAAACTCTCCCAAATATAGTTGGTGTTGAATCCTCCAACAGCCAGAGGCCCAAGAGAAAAGAACATGGCGACATCGGACCAGATCATAAAATTCACGTTTTTCTCCATTACAAACCACTCGTGGTCTTTGCTACCATCGTTGACCATGTCGTTGACCATGTAGAACCACGAGATGCTAGTCGCAGCGCCTAAGATACAGGCGGGTATCATGACCGACATATATGCAGCTACGCATTTTTGATAACATTTGAAATCGACCAACACGCGTCTTATTACTTGTTGGCATAATTCTGTTTCTCCTTCAAATTTTTGTAGAAACTTCAAGAGAAgctgaaaatgattttgaaaagatATTCTTATCAGGAATAACTGTAACATAAAGCAACCCCATATAAGCTCAGCAATAGCCACGGTTAGACAACTAATTTTATCAGGTAAGACAGTCTGTCCCTTAACTCCTAACTTAATATATGCTCTGTAAGTTGCAGCAAAAACAGGCCAAATGAGACATAAGACGAGGAAATGTTTCGCCGGTACTCCTGTAAGAGAGAACGAATGTTGGTATTACTGTATTCAGAGAATTTGTGGAGGCGTGGCACATAAATTCATTTGCACAAAATACCACGAAAAGAATAGGAACCATTTCTGTATTTTGAAATACTACACTTGATGGTACAATAAAAACGCTTCTTTTTGAAAGAACATTGATTATCAGCTGTACGAAGACTCAGATACTTAAGTGACAACATTAACTATCTCTAATTTACGTCTAGAATCCTCGAAAACATTTGGTCATATGATCACTTGGTCACACCCCATACCTTTAGAAAATTATTTGGTGCCACCTCAGCCCCCGCCCAACCCCCTTCCGCCCCAAATGAAAtgttcaacaacaaaaaccagGCGTGACGATACACAATACTTTAACGACTTCTGTAGACCCTTAATTACCTGCGTCCACCTCTAAAATGCTGCTAACTTGGAAGCTGATATAAGCTATGGTAATTATAGAAACTGAAATGCACTCGCACCTCCGGCGCCAGCTTTCATTACCCGCATTCTGTGCCCCACCCTCCCAAATGTTTCCATCATCTTTTTTTGCCTCCCACTTTCAAATGTCTAGCGATGTCACTGACCGTTTGACCAATATTGCATTACGTCCCTGTATCATGTAAAGTGTTCGATCACAATATTGATCAGGTATAGGGTGTATGAAAACTGAAGAGCTTTGCAAGGATCTGTATGGTGCATCGTACGAGTACACACTCAACCACGATAATAGTTGCTACTGTAGAGCTGCAACTAGACCTGTGTCGTGTATAGACCGGCTAGGGAATCCATTACATACATTATCAAtacaacattattttattttattcattattttaaagatCAGCAGTATTGGCCTTAGAAATTAAACTATAAACGTTTCCAGCAATATGTTCTTAGTGGTTCTGAATTCTTATTACATGTTCACATTTTTTTCAGGACTATTACACTAGAACAATTTTAAAGCCTCAACGTGGAAAACAACGTTTATAATGGcagtaaaaatgatattttgaaatttgattatGGGGTGACAATTATTATTAATGAACTTCTgctggcatatttgggggcaaCCTTGATTACCTTTAAATCAAATGTGGACTGCATTTGATGGGTTTAAGTATTTTACATGGTACCGAAAAACTTACCAAAGTGAAagcatgaaaaagaaaaagataaaacaaacaacagaagaTGAAGAACTGATTTATAACCATTACCTTTGGCAGAAAGATCCAAAAACTGAAGGCGCTGAACAATAAAGCGAGCATTCAGGGTTGTAGCCCATATTCCTGGTACCATCATAGCACTTCTAACCTTCGAGCAGACGTTCATACATGGAAAGACGACTAGTGGAGAGTAGAACGCTAAGTACGACATCAAATTCACGATGCGATCTTTTTTAGCGAAATAAGCTAGTTCCAGTACTATTATCTCGTAGATCATAATAGCCACTATTACAGTCAGAATAAGAATGGAGACGAACCAACTTCCGGGATGGTTCCAATATTTGAGACctggaaagaagaaaatgatgcaacaagtaataaaaaaaatgagagaaGTGGTGAATAGATATTCAGGTTCAAAACATTGGTATATATTTACACCATGTGATTATTTCACCTATAAACGTATGTAAATTACACCAGCCAGGTTCCTATGTCCGTGTTCGAAGCatatcaaacacacacacatgaggCGTCGTCAAAATTTCAAGATCTTATCTCTAAATTTTCTGCAAGTCATTATGTTGTGTCAAAATGCGGTTGAGTTGGTGAAATATGTTAAGtgataaataatgttgtttgaaAAATAATCATTTCATCATGTTGCAACAAACTCTTGAattcttcatttatttgatttaaGGAATTTGGCACCCCCCACCCACGCCCCCCTACCCACCGCCCCAATTGTTGACATAGTATCTGAAAAGTTAATCATTTCCTAACTACTATATTCACAGAAAGATCTTAACATTATGATGGCACCTCAAGGTTTCCATAGGTTATCAATCACTCTCTTTCCAGAAATAGGCGCTAACTTTTTCATCGGCTTGGGTATGGGATATGTTATATTTAATACTGTGTTGGTTGTGAAGACATGTACACTTAGAAAATAcactgaaaattaaaaaccttGGTTCACCTCACTACGTACAAGGTGGTGTTATATCACAAGGGTGCAACTTCACCATCGTCCAAAAACTGGACACCATCCCCAGGAAGACAGCTGCAAAAATTCAAACTGATTTTCGAGGCAGCATCAAAATGTAATCCTTATGTTGTAGAAAACTGTCACATTCTTTACTGATCATGTCTTTACCATGCAACATTCTATATACGATACACGTCTGTTAAGCTATCAACCAATTAAATATAGGCCATAAGGCTATACGCGTCGCAAGCGCAAAGATGACAGAGTGAACGAGTTCATGATATTTTTACCGGGACGTGGTATGATAAACTGAACTATTTAACACAAAAAGCGTTTATTTCACTATTTAGATTGATCATTTATCATgttaattgtcatttttttcttggATATTCTTGACATACTTTGTTTTCAACACTGAACACTGACCGCGACAGGTTGCAAAACTTACAAGCCCACTGACCCACCTTATCCGCCGTACCGTCATCTTTGTGGCCAGTAGCCGATATACACCAAAAGGGATGGTGATCGGTTTCTCCTTACATACCAATAGTAAAGTATATCTTACCAATCGATTCTTCTGTGTATTTCATCACGTGACCATAACGATCCCACCAAAGTGATTCACATGCCAAACATTCACTAGATGATCCTTC from Apostichopus japonicus isolate 1M-3 chromosome 19, ASM3797524v1, whole genome shotgun sequence carries:
- the LOC139960468 gene encoding uncharacterized protein; translated protein: MEDGPWPPIVWFIMKISAIFYHRRIVGQRRCMSCEKEFYKNTRRVRDTARTVSDGYRRSRKHEDFELTSCYERVYDDSNITWEGSSSECLACESLWWDRYGHVMKYTEESIGLKYWNHPGSWFVSILILTVIVAIMIYEIIVLELAYFAKKDRIVNLMSYLAFYSPLVVFPCMNVCSKVRSAMMVPGIWATTLNARFIVQRLQFLDLSAKGVPAKHFLVLCLIWPVFAATYRAYIKLGVKGQTVLPDKISCLTVAIAELIWGCFMLQLFLIRISFQNHFQLLLKFLQKFEGETELCQQVIRRVLVDFKCYQKCVAAYMSVMIPACILGAATSISWFYMVNDMVNDGSKDHEWFVMEKNVNFMIWSDVAMFFSLGPLAVGGFNTNYIWESFKINVIFMNRDKEKKFWDEIDWFLKHVKDDVPLISLRSIFLITSFYVTMEFGKQAIDL